Proteins encoded together in one Microplitis mediator isolate UGA2020A chromosome 7, iyMicMedi2.1, whole genome shotgun sequence window:
- the LOC130671824 gene encoding 39S ribosomal protein L12, mitochondrial, with amino-acid sequence MNTLRSIVQNKVSFRQFHSCFRYCQGEVATAAIPKLIIPAPEGTDGPLSPKIEKLVQDITALNLIEVAQLSDVLKKRLNLPDAPVMAVGSMAPKAQEEEEAAPQRVQTSFTVKLIKFDEKQKVALIKEMKTLMPNMNLVQAKKFVESVPTIVKADVTKEEAEKLKEAITKVGGEIEVA; translated from the exons aTGAATACTCTACGATCAATTGTACAAAACAAAGTTTCATTCCGACAATTTCATTCATG ttttagATATTGTCAAGGAGAAGTAGCAACGGCTGCAATACCAAAATTGATAATTCCTGCACCGGAAGGTACCGATGGACCATTGAGCcctaaaattgaaaaacttgTTCAGGATATCACTGctcttaatttaattgaagtcGCACAATTGAGTGATGTTTTGAAAAAACGACTCAATCTTCCTGATGCCCCTGTAATGGCTGTCGGCAGTATGGCACCTAAAGCTCAG gaagaagaagaagcagCACCACAAAGAGTTCAAACGTCATTTACcgtcaaattaattaaatttgatgaaaaacagAAAGTTgctttgatcaaagaaatgaaaacGTTGATGCCAAATATGAATCTTGTTCAG gcTAAAAAATTCGTCGAGAGTGTCCCAACAATTGTAAAGGCAGATGTAACTAAAGAAGAAGCTGAAAAACTTAAGGAAGCCATTACCAAAGTTGGTGGTGAGATAGAAGTagcgtaa